The following proteins are co-located in the Rattus norvegicus strain BN/NHsdMcwi chromosome 19, GRCr8, whole genome shotgun sequence genome:
- the Lsm6 gene encoding U6 snRNA-associated Sm-like protein LSm6: protein MSLRKQTPSDFLKQIIGRPVVVKLNSGVDYRGVLACLDGYMNIALEQTEEYVNGQLKNKYGDAFIRGNNVLYISTQKRRM, encoded by the exons ATGAGTCTGCGGAAGCAAACCCCTAGTGACTTCTTAAAGCAGATCATCGGGCGCCCAGTTGTGGTGAAATTAAACTCTGGCGTGGATTACCGAG GGGTCCTGGCCTGCCTGGATGGCTACATGAATATAGCATTGGAACAGACAGAGGAGTATGTAAACGGACAGCTGAAGAATAAGTATGGAGACGCATTCATCCGCGGAAACAATG TGCTGTACATAAGTACACAGAAGAGGCGGATGTGA